In Strigops habroptila isolate Jane chromosome 4, bStrHab1.2.pri, whole genome shotgun sequence, a single genomic region encodes these proteins:
- the LFNG gene encoding beta-1,3-N-acetylglucosaminyltransferase lunatic fringe — MLKSCGRKLLLSLVGSMFTCLLVLMVEPPGRPGLARGEAGGAQRALQSLGAAGPPAAQGPPALRSFADYFGRLSRARREVPAAPPSPPRPPAEDISPRDVFIAVKTTKKFHKARLELLLDTWISRNRDMTFIFTDGEDEELKKQARNVINTNCSAAHSRQALSCKMAVEYDKFIESGRKWFCHVDDDNYVNVRTLVKLLSSYPHTQDIYIGKPSLDRPIQATERISENKMHPVHFWFATGGAGFCISRGLALKMSPWASGGHFMSTAEKIRLPDDCTIGYIIESVLGVKLIRSNLFHSHLENLHQVPKTEIHKQVTLSYGMFENKRNSIHMKGAFSVEEDPSRFRSVHCLLYPDTPWCPANMVY; from the exons ATGCTGAAGAGCTGCGGGAGGAAGCTGCTCCTGTCCCTCGTGGGCTCCATGTTCACCTGCCTCCTGGTGCTCATGGTGGAGCCGCCGGGGCGGCCGGGGCTGGCCCGTGGGGAGGCCGGCGGGGCGCAGCGGGCACTGCAGAGCCTGGGGGCTGCGGGCCCCCCCGCGGCACAGGGTCCCCCCGCTCTCCGCAGCTTCGCCGACTACTTCGGGCGGCTGAGCCGAGCCCGGCGGGAGgtccccgccgccccgccgaGCCCCCCGCGGCCGCCGGCCGAGGACATCTCCCCCCGCGATGTCTTCATCGCCGTCAAGACCACCAAGAAGTTTCACAAGGCgcggctggagctgctgctcgACACATGGATCTCTCGCAACCGCGACATG ACCTTCATCTTCACGGATGGGGAGGATGAGGAGCTGAAGAAGCAAGCAC GAAATGTCATCAACACCAACTGCTCGGCTGCCCACAGCCGCCAGGCCCTGTCCTGCAAGATGGCTGTGGAGTACGACAAGTTCATTGAGTCAGGCAGAAA GTGGTTCTGCCACGTGGACGATGACAACTACGTGAACGTGCGGACGCTGGTGAAGCTGCTCTCCAGCTATCCACACACACAGGACATCTACATTGGGAAACCCAGCCTGGACCGGCCCATCCAGGCTACTGAGAGGATCAGTGAGAACAAGATG CACCCTGTGCATTTCTGGTTTGCCACGGGCGGAGCGGGGTTTTGTATCAGCCGGGGGCTGGCGCTGAAGATGAGCCCATGGGCCAG CGGGGGCCACTTTATGAGCACGGCAGAGAAGATCCGCCTGCCCGATGACTGCACCATTGGCTATATCATCGAGTCCGTGCTGGGAGTGAAGCTCATCCGAAGCAATCTCTTCCACTCCCACCTGGAGAACCTCCACCAGGTGCCCAAGACAGAGATCCACAAACAG gTGACACTAAGCTATGGCATGTTCGAGAACAAGCGCAACTCCATTCACATGAAGGGAGCCTTCTCCGTTGAGGAGGACCCATCCAG GTTCCGCTCCGTGCACTGCCTGCTGTACCCCGACACACCGTGGTGCCCCGCCAACATGGTTTACTAG